The Cydia splendana chromosome Z, ilCydSple1.2, whole genome shotgun sequence genome window below encodes:
- the LOC134804686 gene encoding uncharacterized protein LOC134804686, producing MWARALLIAVFSCYCRCDLAQDADIPDDNTSEMLAEGEERISKKIIQILEHFKQPDPIGIPGADIPEPYPVPNMKQTISFGTTLHFTNTAVYGISKFRILHVDAEIGAMEVNAAMLIDKLQARGNYTMSTWVNKAQGPFTVDVTGLRLTAKANLGVERDGKLRAQDILMDISFNTISMNFQNLGLFGAMFQGIVNSVGNFLFDSIKPYILKEAYTKARAEINKKLDEVAGDMQFPNSISPLDMVIADARRKVREMEMDPYKVNDYNATVSIFSVSLSNTWVTGASSFHRVGNITLKMQNNTVIADFEIGTQKLEGTTQWNIAAVGGLLSRAGTASFSVEYIIGRVVVAQPLDTREKPEFRNVDLEVGNIQVRCNGAGTLDYLIEFVVNILPNLLRYQIMDALEGPIKEKIQAELNKINVEETIKQELPELDKMQAQGLKLSAIRGAPTTAESYDEDDFFNF from the exons ATGCGGACATACCAGATGATAATACATCGGAAATGCTAGCCGAGGGTGAAGAAAGGATAagcaaaaaaattatacaaatcTTAGAACACTTCAAACAGCCGGACCCGATTGGGATCCCGGGCGCCGATATCCCGGAACCCTACCCGGTGCCCAATATGAAGCAGACGATCTCGTTCGGGACCACTCTCCACTTCACGAACACGGCAGTCTACGGAATCAGCAAATTCCGAATACTCCACGTGGACGCTGAAATTGGAGCTATGGAG GTGAATGCGGCTATGTTGATAGATAAGCTACAGGCCCGGGGCAACTACACCATGTCGACGTGGGTGAACAAGGCGCAGGGGCCCTTCACGGTGGACGTGACCGGCCTGCGCCTCACCGCCAAGGCCAACCTTGGCGTGGAGCGCGACGGCAAGCTCAGGGCTCAAGACATCCTCATGGATATATCCTTTAACACGATATCCATGAATTTCCAGAACCTAGGCTTATTTGGAGCCATGTTCCAAGGAATAGTAAATTCTGTCGGAAACTTTTTATTCGACTCCATCAAGCCATATATTCTTAAAGAAGCTTACACTAAAGCGAgggctgaaataaataaaaaattagatGAAGTCGCGGGAGACATGCAGTTCCCTAACTCCATATCACCGTTAGACATGGTGATAGCGGATGCGAGAAGAAAAGTACGCGAGATGGAAATGGACCCATACAAAGTAAACGATTATAATGCTACAGTTAGTATATTTTCTGTGTCTTTATCTAACACCTGGGTGACAGGTGCATCATCGTTTCATCGCGTCGGAAATATTACTTTAAAGATGCAGAACAATACTGTCATAGCAGATTTTGAAATAGGCACTCAAAAATTGGAAGGCACGACGCAATGGAATATAGCTGCCGTCGGCGGTCTGCTGTCCAGAGCCGGCACCGCGTCCTTCTCAGTGGAGTACATCATCGGGCGAGTCGTCGTCGCACAGCCGCTCGACACTAGGGAGAAACCCGAATTCAGAAACGTGGACCTAGAGGTCGGTAACATTCAGGTGCGGTGCAATGGTGCCGGCACTCTCGACTACCTTATTGAATTCGTTGTCAATATACTGCCTAATCTGCTGAGATACCAGATTATGGATGCCTTagaaggtcctataaaagaaaAGATTCAGGCAGAACTAAACAAAATAAACGTCGAAGAAACTATTAAACAGGAGTTACCAGAGTTGGACAAAATGCAGGCACAAGGCTTAAAGTTATCTGCTATAAGAGGCGCTCCCACTACTGCTGAATCATACGACGAAGATgatttctttaatttttaa